CTACAACGGTTTTCATGAGGACGGCATCCGCAGCGCGCTCGACGTGATTAGCGGCATGGAACAAAAGGGGCTGCTATGAACAGCGTGCTGTACAGCGGCCACGTCCGTCACCGCCGCTTCACGCCGGTGGATCACCGCTTTAGCTATAAAATTTTTATGCCGCTGATCGATCTTGATGAACTGTCGCAGCTCGGGGAAGCCGGTATCGGCAGCGGACGGCTGTGCGCCGCCAGCTTCTGTCGCGACGATTATCTGGGCGGCGGAGATATCAAGCAGCGTGCCCAGGCGCGTATTGCCGATCTGACCGGAGAGCAGCTGACCGGACGGGTGATGTTGCTCACCCAGCTGCGCTACTTCGGCTGCTCTTTTAACCCGGTTAATTTTTACTATCTCTACGATGATGCCGATACCCTGCGCTGGATGCTGGCGGAGGTGCGCAACACGCCGTGGAATGAGCGCCATACCTACGCGGTCAAACCGGATGGCAGTGAAACTACCGAGAAGGCGTTTCATGTTTCACCGTTTAATCCCCTGGAGATGATCTATCACTGGCGGCTCTCTCCACCCGGTAAGTCATTGCTGGTGCACATTGAGAATCACCGCACGGGTCGTGAGTTTGACGCCACTCTGCATCTTCGTCGCCAGCCGTTAACCCGGAAAAACCTGCGCCATTTCCTCTGGCGTTTTCCGCTGATCACCGCCCGCACCGCGCTGGCCATTTACTGGCAGGCCTGGAAACTCTGGCGCAAAGGCGCGCCGATTTATGCCCATCGCAAAGCAGAGAAATGACCGATGACTGACACAAATATTAGCCTGACGCGCCGTGACAAAACGGGCAAATGCTGCCCGGTCTCACGCCGTGCGGTCTTCTCCCTGCTACAGGCCGTGCAGGGGGCGGGGCTTACCCTGCACGATCCGCATTTGGGCCGGCAGTTCTTTGGTGATAGCGACGCGCCGCTACAGGCGGAAATGGTGGTGCACCATGCGCGCACCTACCGCAGAGCGCTGCTGGGCGGCACCATTGCCGCCGCCGAAAGTTTTATGGATGGCGACTGGGAAAGCCCGGACCTCACCGCCCTGCTGCTGCTGCTCGCCAGGAACATCCAGGTGGCGGATAAGCTGAGGTCGCGCCTGAGCTGGCTGACGGCACCGCTGAATCAGCTGGTCCACGTCCTGCGCAGCAACAACGTGCGCCAGGCGAAGCGTAACATTGCCGCGCATTATGACCTCGGCAACGATTTCTACGCCAGCTTCCTTGACCAGGCGATGCTCTATTCCAGCGCCTGGTTCCGCCAGCCGGAAATGACGCTGGAACAGGCGCAGCAGGCTAAAATGCGGCGGCTGTGCGACCAGCTGGCGCTTGGGCCACAGGATCATCTGCTGGAGATCGGCAGCGGCTGGGGGGCCATGGCCGAATATGCCGCGCGGGAATACGGCTGCCGGGTCACCACCACCACCATCTCACGCGAACAGTATGAATATAGCTGTGAACGTATTGCCGCCGCGGGGTTGACCGATCGGGTCACGGTATTGTGTGAAGATTATCGCCATCTTAGCGGGCAATACGACAAGATTGTTTCAATAGAGATGATTGAAGCGGTGGGTAAAGCCTATATTCCGCTGTTTATCCAGCGCTGCCAGCAGCTGCTGAAACCCGGCGGCCGCATGGCGTTGCAGGCGATCACCATCAGCGAAGAGCGCTTTTCCTCCTACGCCCGCGGCGTCGACTTTATTCAGCGCTATATCTTTCCCGGTGGCTTCCTGCCCTCCGTCAGTTTGTTAGACGATACGCTGAAAGCGGTCAGTGATTTCAGCGTTATCGACCGGTTTGAAATCGGTGAAGATTATGCCCAGACCCTGAAATGCTGGCGACAGCGCTTTGATCATGCCTGGCCGCAGCTGGCACAGGGGCGTTTTGACTCACGCTTTCGTCGTATGTGGCTTTTCTATCTCTGCTACTGTGAGGCGGGCTTTCGCGCCCACACTATCGGCACCGTGCAGCTCACGCTGCAACGGCATGAACCTCTGGTACTCTGACATTGACCTTCCGGCGTGCTGAAAGCGCCACTTTAGCTTAAATCTGGCGGGGGAAGGCGCTATACTGCGCCCCTCTTTGAAAAAACAGGTCACGATATGAACTGGCAAAAAATCGGTGTGATATTTATCTTTCTGCTGATGGCGATCGGCGGCATCGGCGGCGTGATGCTGACCGGGTACACCTTTATCGTACGTTCCTGAAGCGTCGTCAGGCGGCTTCCTGCCGCCGTCTTCCGCGCTCAATGTTACGATACATTTTACCCTTAAACGCCCTCATACCCGCTTGAGAAACAGATATAACCCATGCCTGGGCGCGCTTTCATGTCATATTCTTCCGCAATGAAGAAGACATAACTTAACACTCATCCATTTTTAGCTTGAATTTAACTCCGCTATAAGTGAACACATCTGATACAGATCACTAAATTTACCCACCCGAGGTAATCATATAATTAGTTATTATCGACAAGAGATATCCCGAAAAGAGAAATATAATAACAGACGGAAAAAATGCTTAGTTAAACTTCAGATATAACAACCTCTGCCTGCATTTCATTACGCTAAGAAAAAAATAATTTAAAAATAATAACCACCTGATACTCAGGAGTATTCAATTTTTCAACACCGACAGACATCACTATTATTTACCTGTT
This DNA window, taken from Erwinia tasmaniensis Et1/99, encodes the following:
- a CDS encoding DUF1365 domain-containing protein — its product is MNSVLYSGHVRHRRFTPVDHRFSYKIFMPLIDLDELSQLGEAGIGSGRLCAASFCRDDYLGGGDIKQRAQARIADLTGEQLTGRVMLLTQLRYFGCSFNPVNFYYLYDDADTLRWMLAEVRNTPWNERHTYAVKPDGSETTEKAFHVSPFNPLEMIYHWRLSPPGKSLLVHIENHRTGREFDATLHLRRQPLTRKNLRHFLWRFPLITARTALAIYWQAWKLWRKGAPIYAHRKAEK
- a CDS encoding SAM-dependent methyltransferase, with product MTDTNISLTRRDKTGKCCPVSRRAVFSLLQAVQGAGLTLHDPHLGRQFFGDSDAPLQAEMVVHHARTYRRALLGGTIAAAESFMDGDWESPDLTALLLLLARNIQVADKLRSRLSWLTAPLNQLVHVLRSNNVRQAKRNIAAHYDLGNDFYASFLDQAMLYSSAWFRQPEMTLEQAQQAKMRRLCDQLALGPQDHLLEIGSGWGAMAEYAAREYGCRVTTTTISREQYEYSCERIAAAGLTDRVTVLCEDYRHLSGQYDKIVSIEMIEAVGKAYIPLFIQRCQQLLKPGGRMALQAITISEERFSSYARGVDFIQRYIFPGGFLPSVSLLDDTLKAVSDFSVIDRFEIGEDYAQTLKCWRQRFDHAWPQLAQGRFDSRFRRMWLFYLCYCEAGFRAHTIGTVQLTLQRHEPLVL
- a CDS encoding protein YohO; the protein is MNWQKIGVIFIFLLMAIGGIGGVMLTGYTFIVRS